In a single window of the Oryctolagus cuniculus chromosome 9, mOryCun1.1, whole genome shotgun sequence genome:
- the LOC138843663 gene encoding uncharacterized protein: protein MAATGGPRALASAARRLNNAGSSRPRPVPAGLAAAPARAPGAAASSPGRAARSPAVSPAAAAEASAGPPGAGSRLDLAVARPPSLSAREREESPPPARRPISEGRAPPSAARRRPPGPWRTRGARGCGAAGAPWPAGLGWGRAWGRASGCREDVSHPRGAQRRDGARGSSFLGEPRVHKNTHALSLMNVSAPAGRPSCGAFESGARDRGRHAEASAAPTCVARCVLAREAAAAVETPLARSPDPPAASAGSLRLLALWP from the exons ATGGCTGCCACGGGAGGACCCCGCGCCCTCGCCTCGGCCGCGCGGCGGCTCAACAACGCCGGTAGCAGCCGCCCGCGCCCCGTGCCCGCCGGCCTCGCCGCTGCTCCCGCCCGCGCGCCCGGGGCCGCCGCCTCATCGCCCGGCCGCGCAGCCCGCTCGCCCGCTGTctcgcccgccgccgccgcggagGCCTCCGCAGGTCCGCCCGGCGCGGGCAGCCGACTGGACCTGGCCGTGGCGAGGCCGCCGAGCCTAAGCGCCCGGGAGCGCGAGGAGAGCCCGCCCCCGGCTCGCCGGCCAATCAGCGAGGGGCGCGCCCCTCCCTCCGCCGCGCGCCGGCGACCCCCGGGCCCCTGGCGGACGCGCGGCGCTCGAGGCTGCGGGGCCGCCGGCGCGCCCTGGccggcggggctgggctggggccgcgCCTGGGGCCGCGCCTCGGGCTGCAGGGAGGACGTTTCCCATCCCCGAGGCGCGCAGCGGCGGGACGGGGCGCGGGG GTCGTCATTTCTGGGGGAGCCCCGTGTGCACAAGAACACCCACGCTCTGAGCTTGATGAACGTCTCGGCCCCCGCCGGGCGTCCCAGCTGCGGAGCGTTTGAGTCGGGCGCGAGGGACCGCGGGCGCCACGCGGAAGCCTCGGCGGCGCCCACCTGCGTGGCCAGGTGTGTGCTCGCGCGGGAGGCCGCGGCGGCCGTGGAGACGCCGCTCGCGCGGTCTCCGGATCCACCTGCTGCCTCGGCGGGGTCCCTGCGGCTCCTCGCTCTCTGGCCGTAA